From the Prunus dulcis chromosome 4, ALMONDv2, whole genome shotgun sequence genome, one window contains:
- the LOC117624196 gene encoding late embryogenesis abundant protein 1 has product MAKNLIFNLSKSFPQSPSALSPRYSSRKVSRVCFNTSASKYSEGRNAPEDHRDSRTDWAYDDKKWRNEGSVDANNRGKDPAEEMIDRTKDYTHETKERTKSAAEEAKEGTNRAAKTAESAKEKAKQYAYETKEKTKHVAGSVAEKAKEGTYKVAETAASAKEKAKEMKEKTEDVAETVADKVKEGTSKVAETAKDKLKGEWGAAKETGKKIKETVVGSTSSDSDDEVEVVHEKVVDDYVEVVEVLDEKGNVVDVRRRIRKPEDDDVKKC; this is encoded by the exons ATGGCTAAGAATCTCATCTTCAACCTTTCAAAATCTTTTCCTCAAAGCCCTTCAGCACTGTCTCCCAGATATTCCTCCCGCAAAGTCTCAAGGGTCTGCTTCAATACCTCTGCCTCCAAATACTCGGAG GGTCGAAATGCTCCGGAAGATCATAGGGATTCAAGGACAGACTGGGCCTACGATGACAAGAAGTGGAGGAACGAGGGGTCCGTCGACGCAAATAACAGAGGAAAAGATCCAGCGGAGGAAATGATAGACAGGACCAAGGACTATACCCATGAAACGAAGGAGAGGACAAAGAGCGCAGCGGAGGAGGCGAAAGAGGGAACAAACAGAGCAGCCAAGACAGCAGAGAGCGCCAAGGAGAAAGCAAAACAGTACGCCTACGAAACAAAGGAGAAGACGAAACACGTGGCGGGATCTGTAGCTGAGAAGGCCAAAGAGGGGACGTATAAGGTGGCGGAGACGGCGGCGAGCGCGAAGGAGAAGGCGAAGGAGATGAAGGAGAAAACAGAGGATGTGGCCGAAACGGTGGCGGATAAGGTGAAGGAGGGGACGAGCAAGGTGGCAGAGACGGCGAAGGACAAGTTGAAGGGGGAGTGGGGGGCGGCGAAGGAGACGGGGAAGAAGATTAAGGAGACTGTGGTGGGGAGTACTTCATCTGATTCTGATGatgaggtggaggtggtgcaTGAGAAGGTTGTGGATGATTATGTGGAGGTTGTGGAAGTTTTGGATGAGAAGGGGAATGTTGTGGATGTTAGGAGGCGGATTCGCAAGcctgaagatgatgatgtgAAGAAATGTTGA
- the LOC117626391 gene encoding autophagy-related protein 8C-like — MAEECSSRNDCSQESRQAEEKKPVRVENAVGTGSEFDGTDSDEKKNVPLAKKSRKRKYCIWAIACLDNWNRGWRRNGKKSLEGADLREKYPLCIPVSVEKDAGSDIPDINMKKFLIPSDMLLRKFVQFLRGYSRKPMFVFFKNTTQPPTGVLMSAIDEENKDSDGYLHVIYSGNDHLSGLFEELKLSS, encoded by the exons ATGGCAGAAGAATGCTCTTCCAGGAATGATTGTTCTCAGg AAAGTAGGCAAGCTGAAGAGAAGAAGCCG GTGAGAGTGGAGAATGCTGTAGGGACAGGGAGTGAATTTGATGGCACTGACAGTGACGAGAAGAA AAATGTTCCGTTAGCCAAAAAAAGCAGAAAACGAAAGTATTGCATATGGGCCATTGCTTGCTTAGACAATTGGAATAGAGGCTGGAGGAGGAAcggaaaaaaaagtttggaaGGTGCCGATTTGAGGGAGAAGTATCCACTTTGTATACCT GTGAGTGTAGAGAAGGATGCAGGGAGTGACATTCCGGACATTAACATGAAGAA ATTCCTTATCCCTTCTGATATGCTTCTTAGAAAATTTGTTCAGTTTTTACGGGGTTATAGCAGAAAGCCCATGTTTGTCTTTTTCAAGAACACTACTCAACCTCCCACTG GTGTCTTGATGTCTGCAATCGATGAGGAAAATAAGGATAGCGATGGATATCTTCACGTGATTTACAGTGGGAATGATCATTTGAGTGGATTGTTTGAAGAGCTCAAGTTATCTTCATAG
- the LOC117626485 gene encoding dof zinc finger protein DOF1.4-like encodes MLSNCDHEKMVLISSTTNEWPQMQQQDNIQIDDHHQKGLNNNMSSSTSSPATRIMEKPGQEQLQLQQQALKCPRCDSSNTKFCYYNNYSLSQPRHFCKACKRYWTRGGTLRNVPVGGGCRKNKRVKRPGSSSSSAMDGASSSSSSVPSNTANNNNSNSNPPSQPSQIDQINPMFYGLPSNPFMDSPSSASGFDLHQLNHHHAQLGLGFSSAGTFMSGDNYRNRFNPTSNSSLPSSNYSSIFSTSPSTTTTTPTMASVLASKFLNGGSFKDIQARGPNHNQYFQSLLPFEDLHIAAGNTGEAGGAAKDVKVEDQAGQNRLEWNNNSNNNNVNGNMNCQNQMTEQMGLSDPSLYWSSTTLGANWHDPSNLGSSVSSLI; translated from the exons ATGTTGAGCAACTGTGATCATGAGAAGATGGTACTCATCTCTTCAACTACTAACGAATGGCCACAG ATGCAGCAGCAAGATAATATTCAAATCGATGATCACCATCAAAAGGGCTTGAACAATAACATGTCTTCATCAACATCATCACCAGCTACTCGGATAATGGAGAAACCAGGCCAAGAGCAGCTCCAACTACAGCAACAAGCCCTCAAGTGTCCACGCTGCGATTCATCAAACACCAAGTTCTGCTACTATAACAACTACAGCTTGTCTCAGCCAAGGCACTTCTGCAAGGCCTGCAAGCGCTACTGGACCAGAGGGGGGACTCTCAGGAACGTTCCGGTCGGCGGTGGGTGTAGAAAGAACAAGCGTGTGAAGAGGCCTGGCTCATCATCGTCGTCAGCCATGGATggagcttcttcttcttcttcttcagttcCAAGCAACACTGCtaacaataataatagtaattcAAACCCTCCTTCACAACCATCCCAGATAGATCAGATCAACCCAATGTTTTATGGGTTGCCTAGTAACCCTTTTATGGACAGTCCAAGTTCCGCTTCTGGGTTTGATCTTCATCAGTTGAATCATCATCATGCTCAGctggggttagggttttcaTCAGCAGGTACTTTCATGTCTGGTGATAATTATCGAAACAGGTTTAATCCCACATCGAATTCATCACTTCCTTCTTCCAATTATAGCTCCATTTTTAGTACTTCTCCATCtactaccaccaccactccaACTATGGCTTCTGTGCTTGCTTCTAAGTTCCTCAATGGGGGTAGTTTTAAAGATATTCAAGCTAGAGGGCCTAATCATAACCAGTATTTCCAGTCCTTACTACCCTTTGAAGACCTTCATATAGCAGCCGGCAATACCGGTGAGGCTGGTGGTGCCGCGAAAGATGTGAAAGTTGAAGATCAGGCTGGTCAGAACAGGTTGGAGTGGAATAATAATAGCAACAACAATAATGTGAATGGTAATATGAATTGCCAGAATCAGATGACAGAGCAAATGGGGCTCTCGGATCCCAGTCTCTACTGGAGCTCAACGACTCTTGGTGCTAATTGGCATGATCCATCAAATCTTGGGTCCTCAGTCTCTTCTCTGATCTAG
- the LOC117625711 gene encoding dof zinc finger protein DOF1.4-like, translating into MDQQNPDQRLKPTLQTENQQQQQQNQQPQKCPRCESLNTKFCYYNNYSLSQPRYFCKTCRRYWTQGGTLRNVPVGGGCRKGKRPKTNSSSSSSSPSLQPQSQAQAPQQDQQTVKNLSTTSPSSNLGAIESTGNLASHHQYYPGGTGYLSSYAAIQSLNQSQSFNVGGHDQLGGGASSNMSLLQGFNVSAPFGQFYQAGNTKSSMVDQTALYPSDQEGLLIQPTRPSAASDHDWPHQSFNINRSSANASSAASESALWATTTSGNMNTSTTTSAGPSLNPNQWPDLPGSYGPPN; encoded by the coding sequence atggatcagCAAAATCCAGATCAGAGGTTGAAGCCAACTTTACAGACTGAGaaccagcagcagcagcagcaaaacCAGCAGCCTCAGAAGTGTCCTCGCTGTGAGTCTCTGAACACCAAGTTTTGCTATTACAACAATTACAGCCTCTCTCAGCCGCGGTACTTCTGCAAGACTTGTAGAAGGTATTGGACCCAAGGCGGGACCCTCAGGAACGTCCCTGTCGGCGGAGGCTGCCGGAAGGGGAAGCGTCCCAAGACTaattcttcatcatcatcatcatctcccTCTCTGCAGCCACAGTCGCAGGCACAGGCACCACAACAAGACCAGCAAACAGTGAAAAACTTGTCCACAACAAGCCCAAGTTCTAATCTTGGGGCAATAGAGAGCACTGGTAATTTGGCTTCTCACCATCAGTACTATCCTGGTGGTACTGGGTATTTGTCATCTTATGCAGCAATTCAATCTCTGAATCAGTCACAGTCCTTCAACGTTGGGGGCCATGATCAACTGGGAGGAGGTGCATCCTCAAATATGAGCCTGCTGCAGGGGTTCAATGTTTCAGCTCCTTTTGGCCAATTTTATCAAGCTGGCAACACTAAGAGCAGCATGGTGGATCAAACGGCTCTGTATCCATCTGATCAAGAGGGCTTATTGATTCAACCAACCAGGCCTTCTGCTGCTAGTGACCATGACTGGCCTCATCAGAGCTTCAACATCAACAGATCATCTGCTAATGCTTCTTCTGCAGCTTCTGAAAGCGCTTTGTGGGCCACCACCACCTCTGGTAACATGAACACCAGCACCACCACCAGCGCTGGGCCTTCTCTGAACCCAAACCAGTGGCCTGATCTACCTGGATCATATGGCCCTCCTAATTGA